A single region of the Pseudomonas granadensis genome encodes:
- a CDS encoding XylR family transcriptional regulator, with protein sequence MKTLPPVHRIALLFNGSKIYDRGIIAGIGNYLSSTRASWDLFLEEDFLCRLKGIERWQGDGIIADFDDPLIGEALADIQLPVVAVGGSYEDARAYPKAIPYVATDNNALITLAYNHLIEAGLQRFACFSLPEAQANRWAQEREKAFRRLMQRDGLRAEIYRGMGTSAPLWDSAVEQLIAWLQGLPKPIGIIAVSDARARQLLQACLTAGIAVPEQVALIGIDNDPLTRSLTRVPLSSVIQGTETMGRTAAQLLHQMLHGMPSSGTQILVPPDAVNVQVSSLHQPLGNPYVMQALLFIRQYACQGIKTAQVAAYVGISRSSLEAHFRHERGCSVHDEILRFKLAAATSGLENRDAAIVDVARACGFKSAQYLHTVFRRELGCTPREYQQGAR encoded by the coding sequence ATGAAAACATTACCGCCTGTTCACCGCATCGCCCTGTTGTTCAACGGCAGCAAAATCTATGACCGCGGCATCATCGCCGGCATCGGCAACTACCTGAGCAGCACCCGCGCCTCGTGGGACCTGTTTCTGGAAGAGGACTTTCTCTGCCGCTTGAAAGGCATCGAACGCTGGCAGGGCGACGGGATCATTGCCGACTTCGATGACCCGCTGATCGGCGAGGCCCTGGCCGACATCCAGTTGCCGGTGGTGGCGGTGGGCGGCTCCTATGAAGATGCGCGGGCGTACCCGAAAGCGATCCCGTATGTCGCCACCGACAACAACGCCCTGATCACCCTGGCTTACAACCACCTGATCGAAGCGGGGCTGCAGCGCTTTGCCTGCTTCAGCCTGCCCGAAGCGCAGGCCAATCGCTGGGCGCAGGAGCGGGAAAAAGCCTTTCGCCGGCTGATGCAACGTGACGGCCTGCGCGCCGAGATCTATCGCGGCATGGGCACCAGCGCGCCGCTGTGGGACAGCGCCGTCGAACAACTGATCGCCTGGCTGCAAGGCTTGCCCAAACCGATCGGCATCATCGCCGTCAGCGACGCCCGGGCCCGCCAGTTGCTGCAAGCGTGCCTGACCGCCGGCATTGCCGTGCCTGAGCAGGTGGCGTTGATCGGCATCGACAACGACCCGCTCACGCGCAGCCTGACGCGAGTACCGTTAAGTTCGGTGATCCAGGGCACCGAAACCATGGGCCGCACCGCCGCGCAACTGCTGCACCAGATGCTCCACGGCATGCCTTCCAGCGGCACGCAGATTCTGGTGCCGCCGGACGCGGTCAATGTGCAGGTCTCGAGCCTGCACCAGCCGTTGGGCAATCCCTACGTGATGCAAGCGCTGCTGTTCATCCGCCAATATGCCTGCCAGGGCATCAAAACCGCGCAGGTCGCGGCCTACGTCGGCATCTCGCGTTCCTCGCTGGAGGCGCATTTCCGTCATGAACGCGGCTGCAGCGTTCACGACGAAATCCTGCGCTTCAAACTGGCGGCGGCGACCAGCGGCCTAGAGAACCGCGACGCCGCAATCGTCGACGTGGCCCGTGCCTGTGGCTTCAAGTCGGCGCAATACCTGCACACGGTGTTCCGCCGTGAGTTGGGTTGTACGCCGCGTGAGTATCAGCAAGGGGCGCGCTAG
- a CDS encoding EamA family transporter, whose protein sequence is MSRSTIAPTVPPPFPRHLAVLILLCMGCAFAGNHVAARVAFDDGAGVLLAILMRSGGTLLVLAMLVLWQKQSLRLPPGAWRWQLLLGLLITAQSLCLYSAVARVPVALALLVANVFPILLALLTWAMGGPRPTARTALLMGLILVGLVFVLDVPGRLSNAGSVGPDWWLGVTLAFCAASVFACALWITDHKLSQVRGSARSLLTIFIVFSSVNLAGLTGALPGGLNLPATSTGWLALATLVVLYGTGFIVLFISVPRLDMPRNAPVMNIEPLATLLMGWIVLDQMLGKGQVLGGVIVVTGIVLLTYRKNAVKAEAKASA, encoded by the coding sequence ATGTCCCGCTCTACCATCGCACCTACCGTACCGCCCCCCTTCCCTCGCCACCTCGCCGTGCTCATTCTGTTGTGTATGGGCTGTGCCTTCGCCGGCAATCATGTCGCCGCGCGGGTGGCGTTTGATGATGGTGCCGGAGTGTTGCTCGCCATTCTGATGCGCTCCGGCGGGACGTTGCTGGTGCTGGCAATGCTGGTGCTGTGGCAAAAACAGAGCCTGCGTTTGCCGCCCGGGGCCTGGCGCTGGCAATTGCTGTTGGGGCTGCTGATCACGGCGCAAAGTTTGTGTCTGTATTCCGCCGTGGCGCGGGTGCCGGTGGCGCTGGCGCTGCTGGTGGCCAACGTGTTTCCGATTCTGCTCGCACTGCTCACCTGGGCGATGGGCGGGCCGAGGCCGACCGCACGCACCGCGTTATTGATGGGTTTGATTCTGGTGGGTCTGGTGTTCGTGCTGGACGTTCCCGGGCGTCTTTCGAACGCCGGCAGCGTCGGCCCGGATTGGTGGCTGGGCGTGACGCTCGCCTTCTGCGCGGCCAGCGTATTCGCTTGTGCACTGTGGATCACCGACCACAAGTTGTCTCAGGTGCGTGGTTCGGCGCGCAGTCTGTTGACCATTTTCATTGTGTTCAGCAGCGTCAATCTGGCGGGCCTGACCGGCGCCCTGCCCGGCGGCCTCAATCTGCCGGCGACCTCGACCGGCTGGCTGGCCCTCGCCACACTGGTGGTGTTGTACGGCACCGGTTTCATTGTTCTGTTCATTTCCGTGCCACGCCTGGACATGCCGCGCAACGCCCCGGTGATGAACATCGAGCCGCTGGCGACGTTGCTGATGGGCTGGATCGTGCTCGACCAGATGCTCGGCAAGGGCCAGGTGCTCGGCGGAGTAATTGTGGTCACCGGCATTGTGTTGCTCACGTATCGGAAAAACGCGGTCAAGGCTGAGGCGAAAGCGTCGGCCTGA
- a CDS encoding LysR family transcriptional regulator: MAYIPRMNISNFDLNLLRVLDMLLREQNVSRAAERLALTQPTVSNALARLRDLLDDPLLVRVGRRMCPTPRALALEGPIRAALRQIEQTLGSGEAFEPQHSHRQLRIALTDFVEQLCMPALLARLQSVAPQLRIDVAHLTPNLPVEALDRGDLDMVLGRFNEVPARFTRLLWRRETLRIAVRREHPQINGALDLQTFLQLRHLWVHGGQTRGMVDQWLAEQNLERQIVYTTPNYLQAAHLVAATDLCVVLPTQLAQQFAELLPLDLHELPFALEPFELDLVYLSHRQHDPALAWLAEQILAIAAP, from the coding sequence ATGGCATATATTCCGCGCATGAATATTTCCAACTTCGATCTGAATCTGCTGCGCGTGCTCGACATGCTTCTGCGTGAACAAAACGTTTCGCGCGCGGCCGAGCGGCTGGCCCTGACGCAACCGACGGTGAGCAACGCCCTGGCGCGGTTGCGCGACCTGCTCGACGATCCGCTGCTGGTGCGGGTCGGCCGGCGCATGTGCCCGACGCCACGTGCGCTGGCGCTGGAAGGGCCGATTCGCGCGGCACTGCGGCAGATCGAGCAAACGCTGGGCAGTGGCGAGGCCTTCGAGCCGCAACACAGCCACCGGCAACTGCGCATCGCACTGACCGACTTCGTCGAACAACTGTGCATGCCGGCCTTGCTCGCACGCCTGCAAAGCGTGGCGCCGCAGCTGCGCATCGACGTTGCCCACCTGACGCCGAACCTGCCCGTCGAGGCGCTGGACCGTGGCGACCTCGACATGGTCCTCGGCCGTTTTAACGAGGTGCCCGCCCGTTTCACCCGGCTACTGTGGCGCCGGGAAACCTTGCGCATCGCCGTGCGCCGCGAGCATCCGCAGATCAACGGCGCGCTCGACCTGCAAACCTTTCTGCAACTGCGCCACCTCTGGGTCCACGGCGGGCAGACGCGCGGCATGGTCGATCAATGGCTGGCCGAGCAGAACCTCGAACGGCAAATCGTCTACACCACGCCCAACTACCTGCAAGCCGCGCACCTGGTCGCCGCCACCGACCTGTGCGTGGTGCTGCCGACGCAACTGGCGCAGCAGTTCGCCGAATTGCTGCCGTTGGACTTGCATGAATTGCCGTTTGCGCTGGAACCGTTCGAGCTGGATCTGGTGTATCTGAGCCATCGCCAGCACGACCCGGCGCTGGCGTGGCTGGCGGAGCAGATTCTGGCGATCGCAGCGCCCTGA
- a CDS encoding acyl-CoA dehydrogenase C-terminal domain-containing protein yields the protein MRFVLHELFDVSEHCRQLQVELDRDVLDGILEEGARFTGEVIAPLNRNSDEQGCQLHGSDVTTPDGFRQAYRQYVDNGWASMTGPQAFGGQGVPQMVSACFHEMLMSASLAFRVYSGLTESAVLALYRHGSAELKQAYLANLISGEWAGTMCLTEPQAGTDLALLRTRAQPEADGSYRVTGNKIFISGGEQDLTDNIIHLVLARLPDAPPGVKGISLLLVPKVLPDGQRNTLSCGALEHKMGIKGTSTCVMNFDGAQGWLVGEANQGLACMFTMMNDARFQVGLQGLGIAEAAFQGGLRYARERLQSRSLGGAVAPEQAADPIIVHPDVRRMLLTQKALTEGCRMLAAYTARQLDLEQAMGADHQAAKRRAALLIPIVKAFFTDVGQEVASLGVALYGGHGYIREWGMEQLMRDSRITQLYEGTNGIQALDLIRRKLLGDGGTELNALIDEFAQLAEAAQAHEPLLEMAQAVSQRLREWRELGQAVIAACQRDPQEIGAVSVDFLAYSAYVLLSGFWLQAATRAQQALAQGSADSGFYQAKLHTADFYWRRLLPRAGAHRDAVLGGANCLMAMAASDFSF from the coding sequence ATGCGTTTCGTCTTGCACGAGCTGTTCGACGTCAGCGAGCACTGCCGACAATTGCAGGTCGAACTCGACCGCGACGTCCTCGACGGCATTCTCGAGGAGGGCGCGCGGTTCACCGGCGAAGTCATCGCACCGCTCAATCGCAACAGTGACGAGCAGGGCTGTCAGTTGCACGGCAGCGACGTGACCACGCCGGATGGTTTTCGCCAGGCCTATCGACAATACGTCGACAACGGTTGGGCGAGCATGACCGGGCCACAGGCGTTCGGCGGTCAGGGCGTGCCGCAGATGGTCTCGGCGTGCTTTCATGAAATGCTGATGTCGGCGTCGCTGGCCTTTCGGGTTTATTCCGGGCTTACCGAAAGCGCTGTGCTGGCGCTGTATCGCCACGGCAGCGCTGAACTGAAGCAAGCGTATCTGGCGAACCTGATCAGCGGCGAATGGGCCGGCACCATGTGCCTCACCGAGCCACAGGCGGGCACCGATCTGGCGCTGTTGCGCACCCGCGCCCAGCCTGAGGCGGATGGCAGTTACCGCGTGACCGGCAACAAGATTTTCATCAGCGGCGGCGAGCAGGATCTGACCGACAACATCATTCATCTGGTGCTCGCGCGCCTGCCGGACGCACCGCCGGGCGTGAAGGGCATCAGCCTGTTGCTGGTGCCGAAAGTCCTGCCCGATGGTCAGCGCAACACGCTGAGCTGCGGGGCGCTGGAACACAAGATGGGCATCAAGGGCACGTCGACCTGCGTGATGAATTTCGATGGCGCGCAAGGCTGGCTGGTGGGCGAAGCGAATCAGGGTCTGGCGTGCATGTTCACCATGATGAACGACGCACGTTTTCAGGTCGGTCTGCAGGGCCTGGGCATTGCCGAAGCGGCGTTTCAGGGCGGCCTGCGTTATGCGCGGGAACGCTTGCAGTCGCGTTCGCTGGGCGGTGCTGTTGCGCCGGAGCAGGCTGCTGACCCGATCATCGTCCACCCCGATGTGCGCCGCATGTTGCTGACCCAGAAAGCGCTCACCGAAGGCTGCCGGATGCTTGCGGCGTATACCGCGCGGCAACTCGATCTCGAACAAGCCATGGGCGCGGATCATCAAGCGGCGAAGCGTCGGGCGGCGCTGTTAATTCCGATCGTCAAGGCGTTCTTCACCGATGTCGGCCAGGAAGTCGCCAGCCTCGGCGTGGCGCTGTATGGCGGTCACGGCTATATCCGCGAGTGGGGCATGGAACAGTTGATGCGCGACAGCCGCATCACTCAGCTCTACGAAGGCACCAACGGCATTCAGGCGCTGGACTTGATCCGCCGCAAACTGCTCGGCGACGGCGGCACTGAGCTCAATGCGCTGATCGACGAATTCGCGCAACTGGCCGAAGCCGCCCAGGCGCATGAACCGCTGCTGGAAATGGCCCAGGCGGTCAGCCAGCGCTTGCGCGAATGGCGCGAGCTTGGCCAAGCAGTCATCGCCGCGTGTCAGCGTGATCCGCAGGAAATCGGTGCGGTGTCGGTGGATTTCCTCGCCTATTCAGCCTACGTCCTGCTCTCCGGTTTCTGGCTGCAAGCGGCGACCCGCGCGCAGCAGGCGTTGGCCCAAGGCAGTGCTGACAGTGGGTTTTATCAAGCCAAGTTGCACACCGCCGACTTCTACTGGCGACGCCTGTTGCCACGCGCCGGCGCTCATCGTGACGCCGTGCTCGGCGGGGCGAACTGCCTGATGGCAATGGCGGCCAGCGACTTCAGTTTCTGA